The genomic DNA TTCGACTGGTTCCGCTAGTTTGCGCTGGGCAGTTCATTTGGTTCAAATAGTTCAAGTGCAGCGGTGGATACGCTGTGGCGCGCAGTTATCGCtattcaaaatgcaacaaaccagaatcaattaaaatataaagttACAATTTCGAATCTTTTAAACGTTTTTGGCACTAAACATATTAACTAAACATATTTGTACAGCTGCTAATACTGTTTACAGATGGCTTCAGGCTGAGCATCTAACGATATGGACGTCGACGCTCGGCATTCTGTAAGGTTATGGCCAGCAGACCAGCCACGATTACGGTAAGCATCTGAAGAACAGATTGAGAGTTAATTTATGGATAGTTTGATAACAGAAGTTATGTTTTAGACGCACCTCCACACCGACAACTGACCAATCGCCGATGCGCTCCCAGCGAGTGCCCTTGGCAAAGGCCGCAGCCAGCTGTCGATCGCAGCCCACGGTGTAGAGATCTGTGGTGACGGTTGTGTTCTGGTTGAAGTAGCAGCTCTGCGGTAtgcgctgtccgctgtccggaTAGTTCGAGGGTCCACTCATGCCGCAGCAGTGGTACTGCAACAGAAAATGATTAAATCTGATTAAAGTCTGAGAGAGGAATTCGAACCGCACCTTAATTTCATAATAGGACATGCCGCCCTGGCGATACAGCTCGCCCTGCCAGGCACTGTGGATGGTCTCATTAGCCAGCAGCTCAAAGTTAATGGGCTGCGCGAATATAACGGTGATCTGTCCGAATACCAGAGCCATCAGAATCGCCGCGTACTAAAAGGGAAGTGCAAAAAGTTTgtgaaacacacaaatactcgAAGCTGGAGGCCACTTACAATCCACGTGAGACGAATGCTCTCCTTAAGTGCCGCCACACAGCCGAAGATGGTGCTGCCGAAGAGCAGAGACCCGAGGACTATGGCCACAATGCAGGGCACACGAATGGCCATGCTGTGGCTGAAGGCAATCAAGGCGTAGGCGCATGCTGCAATGGTCAGGGCCGCCAGCACCTGTaagcgacaaaaaaaagtggGTAATGAGTAAGTCTACGCCTATCAGTTGGGGGATTTGGCGATAAGAGACACTCACACAGCAAATAAAGTCCAACACGAAGGAGGATATCTTCAGGGTCTTTGTGCCGCAGCTCATTTTGGGGCTGATTCCGTTTCGGCCACGCGCAGTAACTGGAAGCAACTGAGCGCCGCGCGCCAGGCAAAACGCCCAAAATCACAACACCTCCAGCCCGTAGTCCACTTGAAGCTTAGAGTTATCTACCTCCCCTAGGCCACTCCAAACTGATAACGCGGGGTGTTTCGTACTCACAGCTGTGTTGTGCCCAGATAACGCTTAGCCCACCagagagtggggagtggagagtggagagcggagagtagcagcgaaagagagcaagCTGAATGCGCGTTGGGGAATTGGTGGAATTGGACAATCTTCGCTTGTACCTAATTAGCACCGTTATTTGACAGCCACTCGACTTGCAATGCCCCTCCAATGCACTGTGGTCCCAAAGACCACTTTTGTTTGTCAAAATTAGctcagttttttttctcaaaatgttaaaaactaaacagttatgggaatatgtttagcaATGCAAGATTCTATACAAAAATGTCGTAGCACGAAATGAAACAACTTAAAAATCCCAGATAAGCGGATTTTGTTCTCCCACAAAGCATTCTCCATAGGAGAGCTATTTGAGCTAACGATGATTGTgtaattgaataattattaCACTATGCAGTGATTCCATTATTATTAATGTTACATTTATTACAGATAAGCAGTGACCAGTCATGGACTATCCCCCCTACAGATTACAGTGACTGTTACGGTACTTGGAGAGTGAGTCAGCGGGGAGTTGCGTTGCCACAAAGGCAAGCTCCACGAAATTGTAAATCTTTTCTGGCTGCTGATCGTATTTGCATATGTGTTTCCATTGCTTCGAAACGTAAACGAAGCTTTTGCTGATGCAGTTATTCAGTTCAGCATAAGCCGTGAGCGAGCGAAGCTCATCGAAGCTTTGATCTGTCAATTTTGAGAATATTACCAACCAGAGAAATCCACTGAAAATGGGCTGTGCAGCGGGAGTGATTAGGTATCTGGTGTTCCTGATAAATACACTAAGTTCGGTAGG from Drosophila subobscura isolate 14011-0131.10 chromosome E, UCBerk_Dsub_1.0, whole genome shotgun sequence includes the following:
- the LOC117890139 gene encoding protein late bloomer, translated to MSCGTKTLKISSFVLDFICCVLAALTIAACAYALIAFSHSMAIRVPCIVAIVLGSLLFGSTIFGCVAALKESIRLTWIYAAILMALVFGQITVIFAQPINFELLANETIHSAWQGELYRQGGMSYYEIKYHCCGMSGPSNYPDSGQRIPQSCYFNQNTTVTTDLYTVGCDRQLAAAFAKGTRWERIGDWSVVGVEMLTVIVAGLLAITLQNAERRRPYR